From the Hevea brasiliensis isolate MT/VB/25A 57/8 unplaced genomic scaffold, ASM3005281v1 Scaf432, whole genome shotgun sequence genome, the window atTCAAGCTAACCAATTCTTCTGCTGTATTTATAGATCTCATAAACAGGGTATTTAGAACTTTTTTGGATCGCTTTATGATTGTCTTCACCAATGACATCTTAGTGTATTCAAAAAATCCAAAAGAGCATGTATAACATTAAGAGTAGTTCTCTAGACTCTAAGAAAGCATCAATTGTATGTTAAGTTCtcaaagtgtgagttctggttgaagaATGTATCTTTTTTAGGGCATGTCATATTAGAAAATGGTATTAAAGTGGACCCCAAGAAAGTTAAAGCAGTAGCATATTGGCCAAGGCCAATCAGAGACTAAGATCAAGAGTCTCCCAGGATTGGCCAGCTATTATAAGAGATTTGTACTCGATTTCTCCAAGATAGCTGCTCCTATGGCTAGGTTAACTCAAAAGAATAGGAAGTTTGAGTGGACAGACTATTGTGAAGAGAGTTTTCAAAAGCTAAAGGAATGTTTGGCGACAGTATTAGTTCTAGCTTTATCGTCAAGCAGTGAAGATTTCACAGTGCATTGTGATGCCTCTGGAGTGGGTTTGGGGTGTGTTCTCATACCAAATGGTAAGTTAATAGCTTATGCTTTGAGGAAGTTGAAGATGCATGAAgctaactatcccacccatgacctAGAAATGGTGGCTATAATTTTTGCACTTAAGATGCAGATACGCTATCTTTATGGGGTTAAATGTGAAATCTTTACAAACCACAAGAGTCTCTAGTACATCTTTAACTAAAAAAAGTTGAACCTCAAACAAAAAAGGTGGGTGGAATTGCCAAGTGGCTATGATTGTACTATTCAGTACCATTCGAGTAAGGCAAATATAGTTATGGATGTCCTCAGTCAAAAATCATTTGGCAATTTGGCACACATATCAGTGAAGAGATGACTTATCTTGAAGGAGCTACACCAACTAATAGGAGAAGGGATACAATTGAAATTATTAGCAAAAGGTACTTGGATAACATAGATGAAAGTGGCACTGCTATACTTGAGATAGGTGGCAGAGAAATAGCACAAACATCCAGAATTGGTAAAGTTAGCTAGTACAAATCATGagttctgatttgattgaaaaggGGTTTTGAGGTATGGCAAtagattatgtgtaccagatgatatcaAACTCAAGGGAGACATTATGTGAGAAGCTCATAATGTAATGTATAGTGTACATCCTAAAGCCACCAAAATATATCAGGATCTAAAGAAGGTGTATTAGTGGCCTCCTATAAAGAAGAAGATTGCACAATTCATATTTGCTTGTGAGGTGTGTCAAAGGGTGAAGCTAGAGCATCAGAAATTGATAGGAATGCTTAACCTACTACCCATTCTAGAGTGAAAATGGAAAAATGTGGCTATGTACTTTATTGTGGGGTTACCTGTAGCCTCCAATAGATATGACTCTATATGGGTAATGGTGGATAGGTTGACTAAGTCTGCCACTTCATTCTTATGAGCGCTAACTATTCTGTGGCCAAATTGGCTCAAGTGTAGGTGGCAGAGATAGTAAGGTTGCATAGAGTTCCAATGGCAATAGTTTCTAATAGGGGACCACAGTTCACCTTCAAGTTTTAGCATTATCTTTAGAATGAATTAGGCACCAGACTAGATTTCAGCccagctttccatccttagatTGATGGGCAGTTAGAAAGAACTATACAGACTTTGGAGGAAATGCAAAGAATGTCTGTACTTGGTTTTGGAGGATCATAGAAGAAGTACCTCCTCTAGTTGAGTATGCATacaataataatagctatcactcTAGCATTAGAATGACACCATATAAAgtatgtatgggaggaaatgcaaGTCACTTGTGTGTTAAAAAGAAGTTGGTGAGAGAGCTTTAGCAAGTACTGAGTTGGTGGAAATCACCAATCAGGAGATGCCTTTAATTAAGGCTAGGTTAATGACAGTAGCCAGTAGGTAGAAGAGTTATGCAAATGTCCATAAAAAGGAAGTGATTTTTCAGGTAGGGGACATGATACTTCTTAAGATATCTATAATTAAGGGTGTTCTCCAGTTTTGAAAGAAGGGTAAACTAGCTCTGAGGTATATTGGACCCTATGAAGTACTAAAAAGGGTTAGGAATGTAACTTACAAGCTAGCTTTGCCACCAGAAATGGAAAGGATCCATCTAGTTTTTCATGTGTCTATGCTCCAAAAGTTCATATTAGATCCAAACAAGGTAATCAGTGAACTTAACATGGAAATTTTAGAGGATCTTTCTTATGCTGAATAGCTTGTTAGGATTGTGTACACATAGAATAGAAGTCTGAGAAACAAAGAGATACCTATGGTTAAAGTCCTTTGGAGTCAACACAACATAGAATAGTGCATGTGGGAGACTCGTGACTCCATGTTACAATAATATCCCTATCTGTTTTAGGTATGTTTATTTTATGTTGGTTAATGTTTGTTGTTTGATTTAATATTCAAAGGACAAATGTTCCTAAGGAAGAGGGAGCGGGGGTGGGGGGTGGGGGGGTGGGGTGGAAGAGAATGTAACACCCACTATTTTTCGATGTTGAAATTCCTATCGTTGATGGGAAATTCTGGTGACGCTTAGGGTTTCATGAAAAAGAAAATAGTGGGAGGTCCTTTATGCGTGCAATGATGTGTTAAAGAGTATGTATGAGTATGCATTTGTTTGTTTTGGCCAAGTAAAAAAAAGTTAGAGAAGTGTTTTTGCCAAAGTCCCTTTTTAACTGTTGAGATGTCCTTTTGGACACAACAGAGTATAAATAacccatttttatttgattttcaaaAAGAGTAGATTTTTGTCTCTCCTTGTGACTGTTACATGCAAAGAGGACCAAAATTGAAGTTTTCTTAGCTAATCTGATGTTTTGTGTGCTTAGATGCTTGGATTTTCATTAGGAAACTCCAGGTTCAAGAGTTAATTAAAGTTTCTCTACCAACTCCACCAATTTCAATTCAAGGGAGAAAGGTACTTTCCCTTCCCTTTTTaaccttcaaaatgatttttatGCATGTTTACATGAGTGAGTTTAAGCAGCTTGGATTGAATGTACAAAAAGACTAGTTTAGATATTTTGAATCAATTTTGAAGTTTTGAATGTTTTTGCATGTTGATGGTTTTAACGAGTTTTCAAAGATATGTTTGGTTTTGGGGTTCTAGTACAAGTTTAGAATGTGTATAAATGAGTTTTGGTTTAAACTATGTTAAAATTGATTGAACTAGATTTTTATAGCTTCTTTTTTATGGTATTTTGGATGAATTCAGAAAATCTTGATTTATTGATTGTTTGATGGATGTATGTAGCATCCTTAGATGTTTTATAATTGTTGCATGttgttattattaatattatgtaTGAACTCAAAATATAGgacattattaatttatttatgaacCTAAAATAGATGTAGTGTGTATTTGCTCCACACCTGTTTAACAGGCATCCAATATATCAAACTATTAAAAAAAAtccatttaaatattaattaaatatacttTTATTCATATTGAATACATAAATCCAACACTTTATGATTTTTAAGTCTCTTGAAGTACAGGAAAACTCAAAATGTTAGTCTATAATTTAGTTTTAATAATAATtgagtttttaaatttaaatttcattaaaaaattaatttttattgtgaattacttttcaatttgaaataatttaatctttaaaattttgttttattaataaaagagtccatacatttaaattttatatttaaataattatttattttgtatttaaattattataattatttaaatataaaatatttcaaaaaataaaatataaaatttagatacaATGATTATttcgttaataaaataaaaatttagaatttaaattgttttaaattgaaaagTAATTAATGGTAATTTAAATTTAAGACCAATTGTTACTAAAAAATAAATCAATGACTAATATACCTTAgggatttaattataatttaattttttttataataaactgtattttatatttaatataacagaaaatattataaaatttaaaagataattaatTAAGAGAATATAAATTAGGATTTAATAGAGTATTATTACTTAAAATCCCACAAAATTATACCAAATTTCTTGCAAATTATATTAAAAGAGCACAAAATAGTGAATAGATTAATTCTCCTGATGATCggtaaaaattatttcattatatatagaGGGAGAGAAAACTTTCATATTTTAATGTCTCATATATGATTTTGTCCTTTTCTCTGAGAAATTGTACAATGAAGTGTGGATTCGATACAGGAATTAGAAAATTCTTTCCGCAGGGGCGGAGCTTCACTGGACAAGAGGGGGCATGCCCTCAGCCTCATAGCACCCACccctttaatatttttttaaaactttttaaaattatacttaaagtataattatttatttatataatataaaaatttatctatTGGAAACCATGATTAAGATTattaagtataaatcacaattaaatattatttattactcATATTGATTTAGTTAATAAAGTTTTTACTAATCAATCATTCTcaaattactaaaataaaaatatttaattttattaatttttactttgtttaaaAATATGTTTTGTTAACTTCTTTtagtaaattaatgaaaaaaaatatatagattcaatcaataacttgataattttattattatttttcaagaTAATAGTTagcaaaaataatttacaaaatatacTTGaagtatttttaattataaaatatttttctaattatgagtaaatataaataattaataattgtttttaattctttTCGACCGCTTTCAAACATTACGGTTTTCCGCCACTGATTGCTGTTTGATTTAGAAAATTTTATGCAAAAGACTTGTCAAAATTGATTTGCTAAATTCAAGGACCACTGTGAGTGAGAGGTGAAGAAATCGCCAAAAAAATTATGTCTTTggttttctcttcaaaatcatcTAGTGAGAGAAGGTTGAGCAGAATTGAAGAGTCTTTACAGAAACCAGCTTAATGTTCAACGTTGATGTTATTTTTAGAAAAAGAGAGAAGCATAGCCATCATTTTCTGCAAGGAGGGCCATGCTATAGTGGCAGATGAGAAACTTGTTTGAGATAGAGAGATTGACCATACTGTTGGTCCCCGTCTTGTATAGGGAGAGGGGAAAGAAGCTTCATTTAATTTTTAgtgaaaattattatttacttaGTCCCCTTGTCGCTATATAAATGGTTGGTTTGAAAAAtacaatattaattaattattttatttttatttgatctaCTATTTAATCTCTTCATTAGTTAAATTAAGTTTTTTGTTAATCAATATATTCAAAAAAGGGAAAAATTATTGTTAagaaaattaaatagtttaagCCCTAGAAAATAGATAAATTATATATTGTGCTTTCCAACTAATAAGgactgaattaaattattttaaactaATACCTAAAGTAATTGGAAGAATTAAAGAGTTACCAGTCTAAAATAAAAGgataaaatagttaattttaattaaaataaagagattaaataataattttttataatttttataaataagtcttttaagaatttatttatttttgaaatataattaaatataaaaaaaattatgggaGGCTATTTGAATCAGTGAATTTTACTTGCAATCACTACTTCatcatattattattatctgggtttgaagaaaaattatataataaaattgataaaattaatatatgcacaataattttattataactatTGATTGCAGTAGATTTCACGTTAATTCACTATGAccgattattataattaaattattatatgtaTAATTATTGTACCAAATTGCATTTGAGGGAGGAAAAAAAGATAAGGGGAGAAAATATAGGACTATGATATCCACATGTTAAAGCAAATTTCTAGACttcatatttcattttctttccattttccctATGCCTCATCTTTTTGCCCTTTCCCAAACGTAGCATTAATCGTGTGTTTATAAAACAAGAGGTTTGCTAGATGTAGACTTTTAAATTATTATCATTTTTTACGTAAGAACCCAAAATATATgacaatattaatttatttatgaacCCATAATAGATGTAGTAAGTATTTGCACCATgcttgaaactatgaaaaaaaaaaaaatactgtgatttaattgataattaaataagtctaaaattaacttttaaattaaaattttgctttataaaatatttttttattaattttaaaaattatttattatttattattttaattaaaataaaattaaaaaagtgaaatatatgatgaataaaaattatttaatattaaaattattaatttcatattttatagttaaaaataagagaaaataatattttaaacttcttttttcaaaaattaaatttattcgattttttaactttttttttcaaaaattaaatttattcgattttaattaaaaaaattttgtcctcatCCTGGCCAAAACTTATTAACTGTAATGCAGGACTTATTTAGGGTTTTTTTTTCCCATTAAACtattcaataataaaaaaaaaaatccagtaTTAGTTAAATATACTTCTATTCATCTTGAACACATACAATGTTTTTTAGTAAATTGCGACAGACGAAGTTCTTGAGATATTGCAAAACTTGTAGATTAGTCCTTGATTTGTTTTTGGGTGATAATTTTAgtccttaaatttaaattttgttaataaattagTTTTTACTATCTAATTTGACCATTAATACCATTGCTTTAGGggctaaattattttaaattgaaaaatagttAATAATAGGAACTAATTTGCTAACATTTTTTAAATTTGAGGACAAAATTGTTACTAAAAAATAAATCAGTACTAACCTGTGAATTTTGTTGTACTTTagagatttaattattatttattatttttaaataagtaattatttatatatttttatgataaaaaatattattaaaatttaaaagaaaatcaagaaaaaataaattaggagttAATAGAGTACTACTTAAAATGCcacaaaattaaattttcttgcaaattttatttaaaaagcaCAAAATAATGAACACATAAATTCTCCTGAtgatgctatatatatatatatatatatatacacagagagagagagagagagagagagagagagagagagagagagagagagagacttgaCCTTAACATCAAATGATCTGCACATATTAATATCATTACGCATAGACAATCACACAATTTTCCACAAAAGCAAGCCCCATGGTGCTCTGTTTTATTAACATGCATATCGTATTCATTTATTACATGATGGCATAGATAGATGAAACATCATTGAGCATCATCATTATACTCTTCATTTTTATCGTTCCCCCATTTTATTGATATGTGTATTTGATACTCTTCTCCTTTAATCGCGTCTCCAATTCCTTTACACCCTGCAAAAATTAGACAAAAACAGGCAGTAATGATGAGCCATAATTATCTTCATAAATATTCGCTTCATATGTTGGACGGAGAGCAACTTACGGGGTATATTGAATCCTGATTTTGCCAGCATTAGGATCTGCAATCTGGGAGAAAGCTTCCTTAGATAGATCAATAGTTCCTTGGCAACCTGGTGGACAGTAATCAACTATTGTTACGACAACGCTTGCACCAGTGCAAGGCTGGGGTACCCCTTGGTTTGTGGCTCCAGTGCATGTGACCCTGTACCTTCTCCCACATGCAGCCTTGTTGTTCCATAAGGCATCACTTGCTGCCGCTATCATCACTCCCTTGTTCTCATATCCATAACACGCAGAGGCTGTCATAACAGGAACACTAATATTAATATGGAAGCAATCAAGGAATAATATACGTTACTTTGGAAATCTGTTAAGGAAAAATAAGATTTCTAATCCCTGATGTGTTCTTACGGACGTAAGGCGGAGTGTAGAAAGTAGCAGTCCCTTCATCAGCGTAAGCAACTGAGACAAGGCATCCTGCGATGCTCAACATGATCGCTGCTTGCATAGCCATTCCCATGATTTTCATTATGTTTTCTCTCGTTAAGACGGTATTCTAGATTAGGAGTTTATGATTCAAGGCTCAATGATATCCTTGATTTTATAGACAGTTGTGGATTAGCGACTAAAAGTTCTCCCATCAagttgagaaaataaaagttcacCGGGCCCTCCTATCACAATAAAAAAGGAATATACTAGTTAGGTTCATCATTCAAGAAGAAACTTTgctcgaatgttagtgggtcatttGTTTTACCGTGATAAATTACTGCCAAAATTTgacaataatatatatttatatatggtaAACGGATCAGGTCGGGGTATGCAAATGAGTGAAAGTGCACCACATCTTAGCAGACCGGAAAGTCTAGAGGGACACGAAATTAATCACTAAGACTGGATCGGAGAAAATGGGTAGTTACCGCTTGATTGCTAAATACACCAAAGTGATGGCTCGAATCCAATCAATGCATCAATCACAAAACGAATTTAAAAGTTGAGTATAAACTTAGAAAGTTGTTAGGCAACCCAGCCCACCAAGTCACTACAGCAAAATCTAGACAGCAGGCTCTCCTAAGAAACGCACCTAAGGGTGGtaagttaaaaaatatatatatatatatatatatatataaataaataaataaaatttacagaaaagaaCAAACTCCCAAGACCAGAATTAGAAACAAACAAGTGGGCTAACTAATACATAATACAACCAGAACAAGCAAACCAATCCAAGGGACTCTAAACCTCCTGCCAAAACCAAGAAGAGAAAGAAAACCCAACGGATTGACCACAAAAACCACTGCTAGAGATACACCATGCACAAGGCCAATAATAGTTGGGTAGAACTCAAGGTCCAGATAAGAATTATCGTTGCATCGCAATAAGATTTAAGATTTAGACTCTTGAAAGAGGAAATTGCACCCAACAGCTTCATCCAAAGCTCAATGCTTCAATCATGAAGAACCCACTCGACAAATCGCGGCAGACCAAATATAGAACAAAAATCCTATCACTC encodes:
- the LOC110647495 gene encoding EG45-like domain containing protein; the encoded protein is MKIMGMAMQAAIMLSIAGCLVSVAYADEGTATFYTPPYVPSACYGYENKGVMIAAASDALWNNKAACGRRYRVTCTGATNQGVPQPCTGASVVVTIVDYCPPGCQGTIDLSKEAFSQIADPNAGKIRIQYTPV